The following coding sequences are from one Arachis hypogaea cultivar Tifrunner chromosome 7, arahy.Tifrunner.gnm2.J5K5, whole genome shotgun sequence window:
- the LOC112702858 gene encoding uncharacterized protein, whose product MDTSNNIVAIVYFDGSISTATNEGVTFICDEPTFFTIPQTMSFVELNAGLCQDINGGSKREVVKIKYRCPISIVNGNIKYQAVKISSDNDMRLLCMTYRQFQPHITVIELYVEFEDVAKANDDGAGPNSCPVKEQCDEEVSTSCPANQQCNETVLRSCSANKQRDETVPCVSPANHQCDETVPSSYPQLEEVKPSPFPIRGTECEINNSEIDNFLEQEHRSGGNGADDTDGCEDEENVPNRVAIEHPFKPVPFMRTLDLEAMHAPEFPEYVNVSKNYAANGKLCVGMLFKNKEGVVQAIKNYSLSKSVDYKVHESEPATFYCMCKYFGSGCKWLVRVSFIKNKDVWEIRRYNGPHTCNSEMVSQDHTKLDSDMIAQHIGPMVRDDPSFNVNHVISEIQSRYGYTTTYRKAYLAKQKAIENVYGSWEGSFEILPKWLEALSLIVHGSIVELETLPAYHGTELLPNVRLFHRLFWTFGPCIKAFEHCKPIVQVDGTHLHGKYEGILLVAVAQDGNQSLLPIAFAIVDDETVDAWYFFLFNLRKHVVMKDGVTIISDDHESIKTAINRCHDMWAPPKAFHMYCIRHIASNFLRKFEKPYLHRLVVSIGYSRTEREYNYHYKQMRQHGDAYTKWLDEIPREKWVQAFDGGHRYGHMTTNLVECISSVLKGVRNLPIAALVRATYLRLCELFASKSREVYARKDTGNVFSEMLMTRLQKNQLAAESVLVTAFISENEIFYVQELSSKEELKVDLRHGYCDCGDFQTDRYPCPHVIACCSNQNINWEVYVNDIYRIDKVCKLYEKEFEVVGHQSTWPVYNGPRIQPNSLSKRNMKGRPKSTSFLNEMDEREIHQLKRRRREGLRGKRVRRRVKSSLQL is encoded by the exons atGGATACTAGCAACAATATTGTTGCTATTGTGTATTTTGATGGTTCCATTAGTACAGCCACAAATGAAGGTGTAACATTTATATGTGATGAACCAACATTTTTCACAATTCCCCAAACCATGTCCTTCGTGGAACTAAACGCTGGTCTTTGTCAAGATATAAATGGCGGCAGTAAAAGGGAAGTGGTGAAAATAAAATACAGGTGTCCAATATCAATTGTTAATGGAAATATAAAATATCAAGCAGTTAAAATAAGCAGTGACAATGATATGAGACTACTGTGTATGACATATAGACAGTTTCAACCACACATTACTGTCATTGAGCTATATGTAGAGTTCGAAGATGTTGCTAAAGCCAATGACGATGGAGCTGGTCCCAATTCATGTCCGGTCAAAGAGCAGTGTGATGAAGAAGTTTCGACATCATGTCCAGCTAATCAGCAGTGCAATGAAACAGTTCTGAGATCATGTTCAGCTAACAAGCAGCGCGATGAAACAGTTCCGTGTGTATCTCCAGCTAACCATCAGTGTGATGAAACAGTTCCTAGTTCATATCCA CAACTTGAAGAAGTTAAGCCAAGCCCATTTCCAATAAGAGGTACAGAGTGTGAAATTAACAATAGTGAAATTGATAatttcttagaacaagaacataGAAGTGGTGGCAATGGTGCAGATGATACTGATGGTTGTGAAGATGAGGAGAATGTACCAAATAGAGTGGCTATTGAGCATCCATTCAAGCCTGTACCATTCATGCGTACTTTAGATCTTGAAGCTATGCATGCCCCTGAGTTTCCAGAGTATGTAAATGTGAGTAAGAATTATGCTGCAAATGGTAAATTGTGTGTTGGAATGCTATTCAAGAATAAAGAGGGTGTAGTACAAGCAATTAAAAATTACAGTTTATCTAAATCAGTGGATTACAAAGTTCATGAGTCAGAACCAGCAACTTTTTATTGCATGTGCAAGTACTTTGGTTCAGGGTGCAAATGGCTTGTTAGGGTCAGTTTCATAAAGAATAAGGATGTTTGGGAAATCAGGAGATACAATGGACCACACACCTGTAACTCAGAGATGGTCTCTCAAGACCATACAAAGTTGGATTCTGACATGATTGCACAACATATAGGGCCTATGGTCCGAGATGATCCATCTTTCAATGTAAATCATGTGATTTCAGAGATTCAATCTCGGTATGGATACACAACAACATACCGTAAAGCATACTTGGCAAAACAAAAGGCAATTGAAAATGTTTATGGTAGTTGGGAGGGCTCATTTGAAATTCTGCCGAAATGGTTGGAAGCATTGTCTCTTATTGTTCATGGTTCAATTGTTGAACTTGAAACACTACCAGCCTACCATGGCACTGAGCTGTTGCCGAATGTTCGATTATTCCATCGATTGTTTTGGACATTTGGGCCTTGCATAAAAGCGTTTGAACATTGCAAACCAATAGTCCAGGTAGATGGGACACAtttgcatggaaaatatgaaggGATTTTATTGGTTGCAGTTGCACAAGATGGCAATCAAAGTCTATTGCCAATCGCATTTGCAATTGTTGATGATGAGACCGTAGATGCAtggtatttttttctatttaacctACGTAAGCATGTAGTGATGAAGGATGGGGTTACCATCATTTCTGATGACCACGAGTCAATTAAAACAGCAATAAATCGATGTCATGATATGTGGGCACCACCGAAAGCATTTCACATGTATTGCATTCGACACATAGCTTCTAATTTCTTGAGGAAATTTGAGAAGCCCTACTTGCATCGACTTGTTGTGAGCATAG GGTATTCAAGGACTGAGCGTGAATATAATTACCACTACAAGCAAATGCGTCAACATGGCGATGCATATACCAAGTGGCTTGATGAAATTCCTCGAGAAAAGTGGGTTCAAGCCTTTGATGGTGGACACCGATATGGACATATGACGACGAATCTTGTTGAATGTATAAGTTCTGTGTTAAAAGGGGTTCGTAATCTTCCCATTGCAGCCTTGGTTAGAGCAACATACCTTCGGTTGTGTGAGTTGTTTGCTTCCAAAAGTAGAGAGGTATATGCTCGAAAAGATACGGGAAATGTTTTCTCAGAAATGCTGATGACACGCCTACAAAAAAACCAGCTCGCAGCTGAAAGTGTACTTGTTACTGCATTTATAAGTGAAAATGAGATATTTTATGTTCAAGAGCTATCAAGCAAGGAAGAACTAAAAGTTGATTTAAGGCATGGATACTGTGACTGTGGTGATTTTCAAACTGATCGATATCCATGCCCTCATGTAATTGCGTGCTGCTCCAATCAAAACATCAATTGGGAAGTCTATGTTAATGATATTTATAGGATTGATAAAGTTTGCAAGTTGTATGAGAAAGAGTTTGAGGTGGTGGGGCATCAAAGTACATGGCCAGTATATAATGGCCCAAGAATTCAGCCGAACTCCTTGTCAAAGCGCAATATGAAAGGTCGGCCCAAATCAACTAGTTTTCTAAACGAAATGGATGAGCGTGAAATACACCAACTCAAGCGTCGCCGTCGTGAAGGACTTAGAGGCAAACGAGTTCGACGCAGAGTTAAGTCAAGTTTGCAGTTATGA